Proteins encoded by one window of Streptomyces sp. ALI-76-A:
- a CDS encoding glycine betaine/L-proline ABC transporter ATP-binding protein, which translates to MSTPVFSVEGLWKVFGPKADSIPADPELAALAPAELRARTGCTAAVQDVSFDVRKGEVFVVMGLSGSGKSTLVRCLTRLIEPTAGTIVIDGEDVRSMDRSRLRELRRHRAAMVFQHFGLLPHRTVLDNVAYGLEIQGLGRSERRERAAQVVRKVGLEGMEQRRPGQLSGGQRQRVGLARALAVDPEVLLFDEPFSALDPLIRRDMQEEVVRLHREEGRTMVFITHDLNEALKLGDRIALMRDGRVVQLGTPEEIVGSPADDYVREFVRDVPREQVMTVRTAMRAGECGGPDHPGALAADAVVAEAIKVVAESHKPACVVEDGRCLGVVDHERLLDVVAGTELHKEAV; encoded by the coding sequence ATGAGTACGCCCGTGTTCTCCGTCGAGGGACTGTGGAAGGTCTTCGGTCCCAAGGCCGACAGCATCCCCGCCGACCCCGAGCTGGCCGCTCTCGCGCCCGCCGAGCTGCGCGCCCGCACCGGCTGCACGGCGGCCGTCCAGGACGTCTCCTTCGACGTGCGCAAGGGCGAGGTCTTCGTCGTCATGGGGCTGTCAGGCTCCGGCAAGTCCACGCTGGTGCGCTGTCTGACCCGGCTGATCGAGCCGACCGCCGGCACCATCGTCATCGACGGCGAGGACGTCCGCTCCATGGACCGGTCCCGGCTGCGCGAACTGCGCCGCCACCGTGCCGCGATGGTCTTCCAGCACTTCGGTCTGCTCCCGCACCGCACGGTCCTCGACAACGTGGCCTACGGCCTGGAGATCCAGGGCCTCGGCAGGTCCGAGCGGCGTGAGCGGGCCGCCCAGGTCGTCCGGAAGGTCGGCCTGGAGGGCATGGAGCAGCGCAGGCCCGGCCAGCTGTCCGGCGGTCAGCGCCAGCGCGTCGGACTGGCCCGCGCGCTCGCCGTCGACCCCGAGGTGCTCCTGTTCGACGAGCCGTTCAGCGCGCTCGACCCGCTGATCCGGCGCGACATGCAGGAGGAGGTCGTGCGGCTGCACCGCGAGGAGGGCCGCACGATGGTGTTCATCACCCACGACCTCAACGAGGCACTGAAGCTCGGTGACCGCATCGCGCTCATGCGCGACGGCCGGGTGGTGCAGCTGGGCACCCCGGAGGAGATCGTGGGCTCCCCGGCCGACGACTACGTCCGCGAGTTCGTCCGGGACGTCCCGCGCGAACAGGTCATGACGGTCCGCACGGCCATGCGCGCCGGGGAGTGCGGCGGCCCGGACCATCCCGGCGCGCTCGCCGCGGACGCGGTGGTCGCGGAGGCCATCAAGGTCGTCGCCGAGAGCCACAAGCCCGCGTGTGTCGTGGAGGACGGCCGGTGTCTGGGGGTTGTCGACCACGAACGGCTCCTGGACGTCGTGGCCGGAACGGAGCTCCACAAGGAGGCGGTCTGA
- a CDS encoding ABC transporter substrate-binding protein, whose translation MRVRTTAAAGALLLLTGCGAADMTQQASPFAGAQGARTVTLSTQSWVGAQANVAVAQYLLEHELGYRVDTVQVDEVPAWDALSQGRVDAILEDWGHPEQEQRYVTDKKTITRAGDLGVTGHIGWYVPTYFAKQHPDVTNWKNLNKYADRFRTAESGGKGQLMDGSPSYVTNDQALVKNLKLDYQVVFAGSEAAQITQMQQFAKEKKPFLTYWYSPQWLFKKIPMTEVKLPAYKEGCDADPEKVACAYPHTPLQKYLNTDFAKSGGKAAALLKKFRWTTEDQNEVSLMIADQKLSPEEAAKKWVDGHESTWRTWLS comes from the coding sequence ATGCGAGTCCGTACGACTGCCGCAGCGGGCGCGCTGTTGCTGCTGACCGGGTGCGGCGCCGCCGACATGACCCAGCAGGCCTCGCCGTTCGCGGGCGCCCAGGGCGCGCGGACCGTGACCCTGTCCACCCAGTCCTGGGTGGGCGCGCAGGCCAACGTCGCCGTCGCGCAGTACCTCCTGGAGCACGAGCTCGGCTACCGCGTCGACACCGTCCAGGTCGACGAGGTGCCCGCCTGGGACGCGCTCAGCCAGGGCCGGGTCGACGCGATCCTGGAGGACTGGGGCCACCCGGAGCAGGAACAGCGCTACGTCACCGACAAGAAGACGATCACCCGGGCCGGCGACCTCGGCGTGACCGGGCACATCGGCTGGTACGTCCCGACGTACTTCGCCAAGCAGCACCCGGACGTCACGAACTGGAAGAACCTCAACAAGTACGCCGACCGGTTCCGCACCGCGGAGAGCGGCGGCAAGGGCCAGCTGATGGACGGCTCGCCGTCCTACGTCACCAACGACCAGGCGCTGGTGAAGAACCTGAAGCTGGACTACCAGGTGGTCTTCGCCGGTTCGGAAGCCGCCCAGATCACGCAGATGCAGCAGTTCGCGAAGGAGAAGAAGCCCTTCCTCACGTACTGGTACTCCCCACAGTGGCTCTTCAAGAAGATCCCCATGACGGAGGTGAAGCTGCCCGCCTACAAGGAGGGCTGCGACGCCGATCCGGAGAAGGTCGCCTGCGCCTATCCGCACACCCCGCTTCAGAAGTACCTGAACACGGACTTCGCGAAGAGCGGCGGCAAGGCGGCGGCCCTGCTGAAGAAGTTCAGGTGGACGACCGAGGACCAGAACGAGGTCTCCCTGATGATCGCCGACCAGAAGCTGTCACCGGAGGAGGCGGCGAAGAAGTGGGTGGACGGCCACGAGTCCACCTGGAGGACGTGGCTGTCCTGA
- a CDS encoding carboxymuconolactone decarboxylase family protein → MTTTNSGTATASMEYAPAHTPRLNWAEHAPEVFKAMLRLDAAARTGLDPKLLELVKIRASQINRCALCVDMHSKDALAGGESVERIVQLSAWEESEHFYTEKELAALALTEAVTVLTEGFVPDAVYERAAQHFEEPELAQLIAAITVINAWNRFGVTCRLVPGHYEPGQYT, encoded by the coding sequence ATGACGACGACGAACAGCGGCACCGCCACGGCGTCCATGGAGTACGCCCCCGCGCACACCCCCCGGCTCAACTGGGCCGAGCACGCCCCCGAGGTCTTCAAGGCGATGCTCCGGCTGGACGCGGCCGCCCGGACGGGCCTGGATCCGAAACTGCTGGAGCTGGTGAAGATCCGCGCCTCGCAGATCAACCGCTGCGCGCTCTGCGTCGACATGCACAGCAAGGACGCGCTCGCGGGCGGCGAGAGCGTCGAACGGATCGTCCAGCTCAGCGCCTGGGAGGAGTCGGAGCACTTCTACACCGAGAAGGAGCTGGCGGCGCTGGCGCTGACGGAGGCGGTGACCGTCCTGACGGAAGGCTTCGTCCCGGACGCCGTGTACGAGCGGGCCGCCCAGCACTTCGAGGAGCCCGAGCTGGCCCAGCTGATCGCCGCGATCACGGTGATCAACGCGTGGAACCGGTTCGGGGTGACCTGCCGGCTCGTGCCGGGCCACTACGAGCCGGGGCAGTACACGTGA
- a CDS encoding glycine hydroxymethyltransferase, with product MSEQQPLSHESTAFRAALDVIRAVEPRVADAIGQEVADQREMLKLIASENYASPATLLAMGNWFSDKYAEGTIGRRFYAGCRNVDTVESLAAEHARELFGARHAYVQPHSGIDANLVAFWSVLAARVEAPALEKAGVRQINDLSDADWAELRQAFGNQRMLGMSLDAGGHLTHGFRPNISGKMFDQRSYGTDPATGLIDYDALRVSAREFKPLIIVAGYSAYPRLVNFRVMREIADEVGATLMVDMAHFAGLVAGKVLTGDFDPVPHAQIVTTTTHKSLRGPRGGMVLCDDSLKDQVDRGCPMVLGGPLPHVMAAKAVALAEARRPSFQDYAQRIVDNSRALAEGLMRRGATLVTGGTDNHLNLIDVASSYGLTGRQAEAALLDSGIVTNRNAIPADPNGAWYTSGIRIGTPALTTRGLGTAEMDEVAGLIDRVLTTTEPGTTSKGAPSKAQHILDPKIADEISRRATDLVAGFPLYPEIDLG from the coding sequence ATGTCAGAGCAGCAGCCCCTCTCCCACGAGTCCACCGCGTTCCGCGCGGCCCTCGACGTGATCCGCGCCGTCGAACCGCGCGTCGCCGACGCCATCGGCCAGGAGGTCGCCGACCAGCGCGAGATGCTCAAGCTGATCGCCTCCGAGAACTACGCCTCCCCGGCCACCCTCCTGGCGATGGGCAACTGGTTCAGCGACAAGTACGCCGAGGGCACCATCGGCCGCCGCTTCTACGCCGGCTGCCGCAACGTCGACACCGTCGAGTCCCTCGCCGCCGAGCACGCCCGCGAGCTCTTCGGCGCCCGGCACGCCTACGTCCAGCCGCACTCCGGCATCGACGCCAACCTCGTCGCCTTCTGGTCCGTCCTCGCCGCCCGCGTCGAGGCCCCCGCCCTGGAGAAGGCCGGTGTCCGCCAGATCAACGACCTCTCCGACGCCGACTGGGCCGAGCTCCGCCAGGCCTTCGGCAACCAGCGCATGCTCGGCATGTCGCTGGACGCCGGCGGCCACCTCACCCACGGCTTCCGCCCGAACATCTCCGGCAAGATGTTCGACCAGCGTTCCTATGGCACCGACCCCGCCACGGGTCTGATCGACTACGACGCGCTGCGGGTGTCGGCCCGCGAGTTCAAGCCGCTCATCATCGTCGCCGGTTACTCCGCCTACCCCCGTCTCGTGAACTTCCGCGTCATGCGCGAGATCGCCGACGAGGTGGGGGCGACCCTGATGGTCGACATGGCGCACTTCGCCGGTCTGGTCGCGGGCAAGGTACTGACCGGCGACTTCGACCCGGTCCCGCACGCCCAGATCGTCACCACCACCACCCACAAGTCGCTGCGCGGCCCCCGTGGTGGCATGGTCCTGTGCGACGACTCCCTCAAGGACCAGGTCGACCGCGGTTGTCCGATGGTCCTCGGCGGCCCGCTCCCGCACGTCATGGCCGCCAAGGCCGTCGCCCTGGCCGAAGCCCGCCGGCCCTCCTTCCAGGACTACGCCCAGCGCATCGTCGACAACTCCCGGGCCCTCGCCGAGGGCCTGATGCGCCGCGGCGCCACCCTCGTCACCGGCGGCACCGACAACCACCTCAACCTGATCGACGTCGCCTCGTCCTACGGCCTCACCGGCCGCCAGGCCGAGGCCGCCCTGCTCGACTCGGGCATCGTCACCAACCGCAACGCCATCCCCGCCGACCCCAACGGCGCCTGGTACACCTCCGGTATCCGCATCGGCACCCCCGCCCTGACCACCCGCGGTCTCGGCACCGCCGAGATGGACGAGGTCGCCGGCCTCATCGACCGCGTCCTGACCACCACGGAGCCCGGCACCACCAGCAAGGGCGCCCCCTCCAAGGCCCAGCACATCCTCGACCCGAAGATCGCGGACGAGATCTCCCGCCGCGCCACCGACCTGGTCGC
- the rocD gene encoding ornithine--oxo-acid transaminase: MTTTEALITTADAHSAHTYHPLPVVVATADGAWMTDVEGRRYLDLLAGYSALNFGHGNRRLVAAAKAQLERVTLTSRAFHHDRFAAFCSELAELCGMEMVLPMNTGAEAVEAAVKTARKWGYRVKGVPAERAEIVVAGGNFHGRTTTVISFSTDPEARADFGPYTPGFEIVPYGDLTAMRAAVTDNTVAVLIEPIQGEAGVLVPPAGYLAGVRELTRERNVLFVADEIQSGLGRTGRTFACEHEGVVPDVYVLGKALGGGVVPVSAVVAGAEVLGVFRPGEHGSTFGGNPLSCAVALEVIAMLRSGEYQARAAELGDHLLRELRVLAGTGRLTAVRGRGLWAGVDIAPEHGTGREVSERLMERGVLVKDTRGPTLRIAPPLVVSKEDLDWGLDQLRAVLDVPGNGVAGGS; this comes from the coding sequence GTGACCACGACGGAAGCGCTCATCACCACGGCCGATGCCCACAGCGCGCACACCTACCATCCGCTGCCGGTGGTGGTCGCCACGGCCGACGGCGCGTGGATGACGGACGTGGAAGGACGGCGGTATCTGGATCTGCTGGCGGGTTACTCGGCGCTGAACTTCGGCCACGGCAACCGGCGGCTCGTGGCGGCGGCGAAGGCGCAGCTGGAGCGGGTGACGCTGACGTCCCGGGCGTTCCACCACGACCGGTTCGCCGCGTTCTGCTCCGAGCTCGCCGAACTGTGCGGCATGGAGATGGTGCTGCCGATGAACACCGGCGCGGAGGCGGTGGAGGCGGCCGTGAAGACGGCCCGGAAGTGGGGGTACCGGGTCAAGGGGGTGCCGGCGGAGCGGGCGGAGATCGTGGTCGCCGGGGGCAACTTCCACGGGCGGACCACGACCGTCATCAGCTTCTCCACCGATCCGGAGGCGCGGGCGGACTTCGGGCCGTACACCCCGGGCTTCGAGATCGTGCCGTACGGGGATCTGACGGCGATGCGGGCGGCGGTGACCGACAACACGGTCGCCGTGCTGATCGAACCGATCCAGGGGGAGGCGGGCGTGCTGGTGCCCCCGGCCGGCTATCTGGCGGGGGTGCGGGAGCTGACGCGCGAGCGGAACGTGCTGTTCGTGGCGGACGAGATCCAGTCGGGGCTGGGGCGGACGGGGCGGACGTTCGCATGTGAGCACGAGGGGGTGGTGCCGGACGTCTATGTGCTGGGGAAGGCGCTCGGCGGCGGGGTGGTGCCGGTGTCGGCGGTGGTGGCGGGCGCCGAGGTGCTCGGGGTGTTCCGGCCCGGGGAGCACGGGTCGACGTTCGGTGGCAATCCGCTGTCCTGCGCGGTGGCGCTGGAGGTGATCGCGATGCTGCGCTCGGGCGAGTACCAGGCGCGGGCCGCGGAGCTGGGCGACCATCTGCTGCGGGAGCTGAGGGTGCTGGCCGGCACGGGCCGCCTGACGGCGGTGCGGGGGCGCGGGCTGTGGGCGGGTGTCGACATCGCTCCGGAGCACGGCACGGGCCGGGAGGTGTCCGAGAGGCTGATGGAGCGGGGTGTGCTGGTGAAGGACACGCGGGGACCGACGCTCCGGATCGCGCCGCCCCTGGTCGTCTCCAAGGAGGACCTGGACTGGGGACTCGACCAGCTGCGTGCCGTCCTGGACGTGCCCGGGAACGGGGTGGCAGGGGGCAGCTGA
- a CDS encoding ABC transporter permease subunit, with protein MATVTAPVPRISLPGFLRHRAVAKLALLALAAAILVPLANARWASGSWPGALTVDLTEPLSRTSDWIIDHRDSHPLFLYFFGYVSNAVVLSVRAVYLVLLGIGWAGVTAVAGLVAWRAAGVRMALGTGAAFLACGLLGMWVPTMQTLALMAVAVLTSVVVGALLGLAAGLSDRMDRVLRPVLDTMQVLPAFAYLLPVVLVFGIGVPAAVLATVVYAAPPMARLTALGLRGADKEVLEAVESLGSTARQRLLTARIPLARKELLLGLNQTIMMALSMAVIASVIGAGGLGDRVYQALASVDVGAALAAGIPIVLLAVVLDRITGAAGDGAADSGRTPRQGRLAWAYALGAAVAVAVAGRLAGRLDWPDAWTLNIAEPVNRAVDWMTAHLYSGVPVVGGTADWAGHFTTWVLDPIRDGLQGLPWWSVLLIVATLAWLIGTWRTALTAVLAMAAIGVLGVWKPSLDTLSQVLAAVAVTLVLGLATGIVAARNERFERVLRPVLDVCQTMPQFVYLIPVVALFGVGRAPAVAAAVVYALPAVVRITTQGLRQVDPAAMESARSLGATSGQQLRQVQLPLARPALLLAVNQGVVLVLAVVIIGGLVGGGALGYDVVFGLAQGDLATGLVAGAAIVCLGLMLDRVTQPTERRPKKGA; from the coding sequence ATGGCAACGGTCACCGCTCCCGTCCCCCGTATCTCCCTCCCCGGTTTCCTCAGGCACCGCGCGGTCGCCAAGCTCGCGCTGCTGGCGCTGGCCGCCGCGATCCTCGTACCGCTGGCTAACGCCCGCTGGGCGAGCGGCAGCTGGCCCGGCGCGCTCACCGTCGACCTCACCGAGCCGCTGTCCAGGACCAGCGACTGGATCATCGACCACCGCGACAGCCACCCGCTGTTCCTCTACTTCTTCGGCTACGTCAGCAACGCGGTCGTGCTCTCCGTGCGCGCCGTGTACCTGGTGCTGCTCGGCATCGGCTGGGCCGGGGTCACCGCCGTCGCCGGGCTGGTCGCCTGGCGGGCCGCCGGGGTCCGGATGGCCCTCGGCACCGGTGCCGCGTTCCTGGCCTGCGGCCTGCTCGGCATGTGGGTGCCGACCATGCAGACGCTCGCGCTGATGGCCGTGGCCGTGCTCACGTCGGTCGTCGTGGGCGCACTGCTGGGGCTCGCCGCCGGGCTGTCCGACCGGATGGACCGCGTCCTGCGGCCGGTCCTGGACACCATGCAGGTGCTGCCCGCGTTCGCCTACCTCCTGCCCGTGGTCCTGGTCTTCGGCATCGGCGTCCCCGCGGCCGTTCTCGCCACCGTCGTCTACGCCGCCCCGCCGATGGCCCGCCTCACCGCGCTCGGCCTGCGCGGCGCCGACAAGGAGGTGCTGGAAGCGGTCGAGTCACTCGGCTCCACCGCCCGCCAGCGGCTGCTGACCGCCCGTATCCCGCTGGCCCGCAAGGAACTCCTGCTCGGCCTCAACCAGACGATCATGATGGCGCTGTCCATGGCGGTCATCGCGTCGGTGATCGGCGCCGGCGGCCTCGGTGACCGCGTCTACCAGGCGCTGGCCTCGGTCGACGTGGGCGCCGCGCTCGCCGCCGGAATCCCGATCGTGCTCCTCGCGGTCGTCCTGGACCGGATCACCGGCGCCGCCGGAGACGGTGCCGCGGACTCCGGGCGCACCCCGCGCCAGGGGCGCCTGGCGTGGGCGTACGCGCTCGGCGCCGCCGTCGCCGTGGCGGTGGCCGGACGTCTGGCGGGCCGTCTCGACTGGCCCGACGCGTGGACGCTGAACATCGCCGAGCCGGTCAACCGGGCCGTCGACTGGATGACCGCCCACCTGTACTCCGGCGTCCCGGTCGTGGGCGGCACCGCCGACTGGGCGGGCCACTTCACCACCTGGGTCCTCGACCCGATCCGGGACGGCCTGCAAGGGCTGCCCTGGTGGTCGGTGCTGCTGATCGTCGCCACCCTCGCCTGGCTGATCGGCACCTGGCGCACCGCGCTCACCGCCGTCCTCGCGATGGCCGCGATCGGTGTGCTCGGCGTGTGGAAGCCGTCCCTGGACACGCTGTCCCAGGTCCTGGCGGCGGTCGCCGTCACCCTCGTCCTGGGCCTCGCGACCGGCATCGTGGCGGCCCGCAACGAGCGCTTCGAGAGGGTGCTGCGGCCCGTCCTGGACGTCTGCCAGACCATGCCGCAGTTCGTGTACCTGATCCCGGTCGTCGCCCTGTTCGGCGTGGGCCGCGCCCCGGCCGTGGCCGCCGCCGTGGTCTACGCGCTGCCCGCCGTCGTCCGCATCACCACGCAGGGCCTGCGCCAGGTCGACCCGGCCGCCATGGAGTCGGCGCGCTCGCTCGGCGCCACCAGCGGCCAGCAGTTGCGGCAGGTCCAGCTCCCGCTCGCCCGCCCCGCCCTGCTGCTCGCCGTCAACCAGGGCGTCGTCCTGGTCCTCGCCGTCGTCATCATCGGCGGCCTGGTCGGCGGCGGGGCGCTCGGCTACGACGTCGTCTTCGGCCTCGCCCAGGGCGACCTGGCGACCGGTCTGGTGGCCGGCGCGGCGATCGTCTGCCTCGGCCTGATGCTCGACCGGGTGACCCAGCCGACGGAACGCCGCCCGAAGAAGGGAGCGTGA
- a CDS encoding PLP-dependent aminotransferase family protein, producing MPKPWATLGVDLHLEPSGPGLRRGLTAALREAVRTGRLAPGTRLPSSRALAADLGVARNTVADAYADLVAEGWLTARQGSGTSVATGLPAPPPGLWGSPPPGPSRSSPASREWGSGASGSRGSSASVSRERPVSGARERPVSGAWGTPAPGSVGSPASGARGTPASGEWENPALGSPAFGSRGTPASGSVGSGASGSRGHSASGPWASPSARSSAGPAPGGRPPGGQPPGGRPPSRPAYDLVPGSPDLSAFPRTAWLKAARRALAVAPYDALGYGDPRGRVELRTALAGYLARARGVRTHPDGIVICSGFAHGLMLLGQVLRERGLTTLAVESYGLDAHWQLLERAGLRTMPLGLDELGTRTDEVGAEERAVLLTPAHQFPMGGALHPDRRAAVVDWARRGDGLIVEDDYDGEFRYDRRPVGALQGLDPDHVVYLGTASKSLAPGLRLGWLVVPPSLAAEVVAAKGGVDWSCGVLDQLTLAEFITSGAYDRHVRSARLHYRRRRDTLVAALARRAPHIHATGIAAGLHVVLRLPPGTEPAALRAAAWQGLAVHGLHRYRHPEATVERPDALVVGYGTPPDHAWSAALDALCAALPE from the coding sequence ATGCCGAAACCGTGGGCCACTCTGGGGGTCGACCTCCATCTCGAACCGAGCGGTCCGGGCCTGCGCCGGGGCCTGACCGCCGCCCTGCGCGAGGCCGTGCGCACCGGCCGCCTCGCCCCCGGCACCCGGCTGCCGTCCTCCCGCGCGCTCGCCGCCGACCTGGGCGTCGCCCGCAACACGGTCGCCGACGCCTACGCCGACCTGGTCGCCGAGGGCTGGCTCACCGCCCGGCAGGGCTCGGGTACGAGCGTGGCGACGGGTCTGCCTGCCCCGCCTCCCGGGCTGTGGGGGAGCCCGCCTCCCGGGCCGTCGCGGTCGAGTCCGGCTTCGCGGGAGTGGGGGAGCGGGGCTTCCGGTTCGCGGGGGAGTTCGGCATCGGTGTCGCGGGAACGCCCGGTTTCCGGGGCGCGGGAACGCCCGGTTTCCGGGGCGTGGGGAACGCCTGCCCCCGGGTCGGTGGGGAGCCCGGCTTCCGGTGCGCGGGGAACGCCTGCTTCCGGGGAATGGGAAAACCCGGCTCTCGGGTCGCCGGCTTTCGGGTCGCGAGGAACGCCTGCTTCCGGGTCGGTGGGAAGCGGGGCTTCCGGTTCGCGGGGGCATTCGGCCTCCGGGCCGTGGGCGAGCCCGTCGGCCCGGTCGTCCGCGGGTCCGGCACCCGGTGGCCGGCCACCCGGTGGACAGCCACCCGGTGGACGGCCACCGTCCCGTCCGGCGTACGACCTCGTCCCCGGCTCTCCGGACCTGTCCGCCTTCCCTCGCACGGCCTGGCTCAAGGCGGCCCGCCGCGCGCTGGCGGTCGCCCCGTACGACGCCCTCGGCTACGGCGATCCGCGCGGCCGGGTGGAGCTGCGCACCGCTCTGGCCGGCTACCTGGCGCGGGCCCGGGGCGTGCGCACGCACCCGGACGGCATCGTGATCTGCTCCGGCTTCGCGCACGGGCTGATGCTGCTCGGCCAGGTGCTGCGGGAACGCGGGCTCACGACCCTGGCCGTGGAGTCGTACGGCCTCGACGCGCACTGGCAGCTGCTGGAACGGGCCGGGCTGCGCACGATGCCGCTGGGACTCGACGAACTCGGCACCCGCACCGACGAAGTGGGCGCCGAGGAGCGGGCCGTCCTCCTCACACCCGCCCACCAGTTCCCGATGGGCGGCGCCCTGCACCCCGACCGGCGGGCGGCAGTGGTGGACTGGGCGCGGCGCGGCGACGGACTGATCGTCGAGGACGACTACGACGGGGAGTTCCGCTACGACCGCCGGCCGGTGGGCGCCCTCCAGGGCCTCGACCCGGACCACGTCGTCTACCTGGGCACCGCCAGCAAGTCACTGGCCCCGGGCCTGCGTCTGGGCTGGCTGGTCGTGCCGCCGTCGCTCGCCGCGGAGGTCGTCGCCGCCAAGGGCGGCGTGGACTGGTCGTGCGGAGTGCTGGACCAGCTGACCCTGGCGGAGTTCATCACCTCCGGCGCCTACGACCGCCACGTCCGCTCGGCCCGCCTCCACTACCGGCGCCGCCGGGACACGCTGGTGGCGGCGCTCGCCCGGCGGGCCCCGCACATCCACGCCACCGGCATCGCGGCCGGCCTGCACGTGGTGCTGCGGCTCCCGCCGGGCACCGAACCGGCGGCCCTGCGGGCGGCGGCCTGGCAGGGGCTGGCGGTGCACGGGCTGCACCGCTACCGGCACCCGGAGGCGACCGTGGAACGGCCGGACGCGCTGGTGGTGGGCTACGGAACCCCGCCCGACCACGCATGGTCGGCGGCGCTGGACGCACTGTGCGCGGCGCTCCCCGAGTAG
- a CDS encoding isocitrate lyase/phosphoenolpyruvate mutase family protein, with protein sequence MNKAETFRALHHGRVPGDPLVLPGPWDAASARACAEAGFPALATPSAGVAASLGYEDGATPADEMFAAVARITRAVDVPVSADVEGGYGLPPKELVERLWEAGAVGCNLEDSDQGVLKDPRAHADWLAEVRSVAADGLFVNARIDTFVRGVTDPGQTIERAALYVAAGADCVYPIGAPTTVLPLLRSGIQGPLNVFATLDGEGPSPTALGELGATRVTFGPGLQRRATAALEEIAAQLRHSTSSPRG encoded by the coding sequence ATGAACAAGGCCGAGACGTTCCGGGCCCTGCACCACGGCCGGGTCCCCGGTGACCCGCTCGTCCTGCCCGGCCCGTGGGACGCGGCCAGTGCCCGGGCGTGCGCCGAGGCGGGTTTCCCGGCACTCGCCACGCCCAGCGCGGGCGTCGCCGCCTCGCTCGGGTACGAGGACGGGGCGACCCCGGCCGACGAGATGTTCGCGGCGGTCGCCCGGATCACCCGGGCGGTGGACGTGCCCGTGTCGGCCGATGTGGAGGGCGGATACGGCCTGCCGCCGAAGGAGCTGGTCGAGCGGCTGTGGGAGGCGGGTGCCGTGGGCTGCAACCTGGAGGACTCCGACCAAGGCGTCCTCAAGGACCCGCGGGCCCACGCCGACTGGCTGGCCGAGGTGCGGTCCGTGGCCGCCGACGGGCTGTTCGTGAACGCGCGGATCGACACCTTCGTCCGTGGCGTCACCGACCCCGGACAGACCATCGAGCGGGCCGCGCTGTACGTCGCCGCGGGCGCCGACTGCGTCTATCCGATCGGCGCCCCGACGACCGTGCTGCCGCTGCTGCGGTCCGGGATCCAGGGCCCGCTGAACGTGTTCGCCACGCTGGACGGCGAGGGCCCCTCGCCCACCGCGCTCGGTGAACTCGGGGCCACCCGCGTCACGTTCGGACCCGGGCTGCAACGCCGGGCCACGGCGGCCCTCGAGGAGATCGCCGCACAGCTGCGGCACTCGACGAGTTCGCCGCGCGGCTGA